A region of Vitis riparia cultivar Riparia Gloire de Montpellier isolate 1030 chromosome 1, EGFV_Vit.rip_1.0, whole genome shotgun sequence DNA encodes the following proteins:
- the LOC117912034 gene encoding E3 ubiquitin protein ligase RIE1-like, with product MSETSTTTGTTAPLLRPRQGTAEESARPTTLALLMGRATGRRGPSMLVRETAARELEERRADWGYSKPVVALDMMWNMSFVIVSIVMLICTARERPNTPIRLWICGYALQCGVHVVLVWLEYRRRNRRRVRDEEQQQQLQHSDSDVNDSEDEDGNSSASGGFNQSSVTKRCESVNTMASFLWWIVGFYWVVSGGETLLQNAPRLYWLAVVFLAFDVFFAIFCVVLACLIGIALCCCLPCIIAILYAVAGQEGASEADLSMLPRYRFEANNEEKSGVGAGTMIPTETSSGYLANERILLPEDAECCICLSSYEDGAELHALPCNHHFHSTCIAKWLKMNATCPLCKYNILKGSEQI from the exons ATGTCTGAGACCTCCACGACCACCGGCACAACTGCGCCCCTGCTCCGACCACGTCAGGGCACCGCCGAGGAGTCCGCCAGGCCTACTACGCTCGCGCTTCTCATGGGTCGGGCCACGGGCCGGCGGGGTCCCTCGATGCTGGTCAGGGAGACGGCGGCGCGTGAGCTGGAGGAACGGCGTGCCGACTGGGGTTACTCCAAGCCGGTGGTGGCTCTGGACATGATGTGGAACATGTCCTTCGTGATCGTTTCGATTGTCATGCTGATTTGCACGGCGCGTGAGAGGCCCAACACCCCGATTCGGCTCTGGATCTGCGGCTACGCGTTGCAGTGCGGGGTTCATGTGGTGCTGGTGTGGCTCGAGTACCGGAGGAGGAATAGGCGGCGGGTTCGCGATGAGGaacagcagcagcagctgcAGCACTCAGATTCCGATGTCAATGATAGCGAGGACGAGGATGGCAATTCGAGCGCTTCGGGGGGTTTCAATCAGTCGAG TGTCACCAAACGGTGTGAATCAGTGAATACAATGGCATCATTTCTCTGGTGGATAGTTGGCTTCTATTGGGTGGTCTCTGGTGGTGAAACCCTCCTGCAAAATGCTCCTCGTCTCTACTG GTTGGCTGTGGTATTTCTGGCATTTGATGTATTCTTTGCCATCTTTTGTGTTGTTTTGGCATGTTTGATTGGGATTGCTCTTTGCTGCTGTTTGCCTTGCATTATTGCAATTCTTTATGCTGTTGCTGGCCAG GAAGGTGCATCTGAGGCAGATCTCAGTATGCTTCCGAGATACAGGTTTGAAgcgaacaatgaagaaaagtcTGGTGTAGGAGCAGGCACAATGATTCCCACAGAAACGAGCAGTGGATACTTGGCAAATGAACGCATTCTTTTACCTGAGGATGCG GAATGCTGTATATGTCTCAGCTCATATGAGGATGGAGCAGAGCTGCATGCACTCCCCTGCAACCACCATTTCCATTCTACATGCATTGCGAAATGGCTCAAGATGAATGCGACATGCCCCCTCTGTAAGTACAATATCCTCAAAGGAAGTGAACAGATTTGA